TTTGCGAGGGTACCATCTTTCGTCATGTCATCCAGTGCTTTGTTGAATGCATCAACCAGCTCTGTGCTGCCCTTGCGGAAGAGGAAGCCGTTTTTCGCTACGTTCGGATCTTTTGCGATAATTTTGATAGGAACATCAGGTTTTTGCTTCATGAAGTCCAACAGGGAAATCCCATCGTTAATCGTAATGTCTACACGCTTGGAAACAAGCAAGTCGATCGCTTGGTTAAAGCCTTCCACACCGACGATTTCCGCTCCGTTTTTCTTCGCGATATCGGTGAGGTTACTCGTCAATGTTTGCGCTGCTTTCAAACCTTTAATATCCTCGAAGCCTTTTACGGTCGTGTTGTCTTTATGGGTGACAAGGACCGCTGTGGATACGGTATACGGATTGGAGAAGTCGTATTTTTCCTGGCGATCAGGGCGAATGCCTACCTGATTCGCTACGACATCAAAGCGCTTGGAGTCAAGTCCAGCGAACATCGCATCCCATTGTGTTTCTTGAAACACAGGCTCTACGCCGATGCGCTTCGCTACCTCTGTGACGACCTCCACATCATAGCCCGTCAGCTTGCCAGACTGATCGTGGAACGTAAACGGCGCGTATGTGCCCTCGGTTCCGATCAGAATTTTACCGTCGGCTTTTACTTTTTCCAACAAGTTTTGTTCTTTTTTCTCTTCTGTTGGGGCAGGAGCGGCACTGTTTTGCGGTGGTTGTCCAGTTGAAGACGACCCGCAACCTGCCAATGCGACTAACAGAGTGGAAGCGAGAAGTGAAAATAATAGTTTTTTCATAAAATAACCCCCACTAAACCGATGTGAATTTTAATAGGAACATACTAAAAGGGACAGACAATTTTGTCAACGCCTAATAATTACTTCGTGATGTCCTCGCCGAACCATTTGACGGAAATTTTGGAAAGGGTGCCGTCCTGCTGCATCTCATCGAGCACCTTGTTAATCGCGTCGGTTAGTTCTGTACTTCCTTTACGGAACATGAAAGCGGTTGGTTGGCCATCTGCATTTTTCGCCACAACTTTGATTGGCGTATCCGGCTTTTGTTTCAGGAAATCAAGCACCGACAAATTATCGTTGAGCACAACGTCCACGCGTTTTTGTGCAATCAGGTCAA
This genomic stretch from Brevibacillus sp. DP1.3A harbors:
- a CDS encoding amino acid ABC transporter substrate-binding protein, whose translation is MKKLLFSLLASTLLVALAGCGSSSTGQPPQNSAAPAPTEEKKEQNLLEKVKADGKILIGTEGTYAPFTFHDQSGKLTGYDVEVVTEVAKRIGVEPVFQETQWDAMFAGLDSKRFDVVANQVGIRPDRQEKYDFSNPYTVSTAVLVTHKDNTTVKGFEDIKGLKAAQTLTSNLTDIAKKNGAEIVGVEGFNQAIDLLVSKRVDITINDGISLLDFMKQKPDVPIKIIAKDPNVAKNGFLFRKGSTELVDAFNKALDDMTKDGTLAKISEKWFGADVSK